TGTTATCGAACTGAGGAACAACATACCCATACCCGGATAACTAAAGATGCTTTCAACGAACACCGTTCCGCCGATCAGTCCAGTAATCTCATATCCGAAAAATGCAGCAATTGGCAGTAAGGAATTTCTCAATATATGTCGATTGTAGACGCGCGACTCTGAAGCACCTTTTGCTCTTGCGGTGAGGATGAAATCCTTTTGTTTCGTATCAATAATCTCATTCCGCAGGTATTGTACTGTCCCCACCGTTGCAATCAGCGCCATTGATAACGCGGGCAGTAGCAGATGATAGAATTTACTCCAGAAGTGGCTTAGCGTACCCGGAACTTCTCCAGGACTAACACTGCCGCTAGTAGGAAACCAATGAAGATGAAATCCGAAGAGCCATACCATTAAGAGAGCGAAAATAAACAATGGTGCGGCAAAGCCAATATAGGTGTATCCAGTAATGAGGCGATCCAGCCATGAATCGTTATAACGACCACTAGTAATACCAAGTGGAATAGCAATAAGGTATGTAAGGATCAGCGTGACAATCGCCAGCCAAAGTGTATTCATGAGGCGTTGACCGATAAGCTCTGATACAGGCATTTTGAAACGGAAGGATTGACCAAAATCACCTTGAATCGCTTTAGTGATCCAATCCCAGTACTGGATGTACCACGGATCATTTAAGCCTAGTTTTTCTCTCATCGCATCGATGGCCGCAGGATCAATATTTGGATCAAGCATCCCTGATAACGCATCTCCCGGCATCGCCTTCGCCATTAGAAAAACAAGAATACTTAATAGAAATATTTGAGGAATCATAATAAGAATTCTACGAACAATAATCTTCCACATATTCTCAACCTTTCTCAGGCAAGGCTACCAGATGAGTCTCGGAAATGGATTTCAATGGATAAGGCATGCCTAGTTCATCAAAATAATTCCGGTGCGCTTGTTCATATTCCAGACTTACTGATTTTCTAAACTCCGTCTGCTTCTCTCTTTGCTTAGGATCAATATCAGGAATGGCAGCAATTAGACGTTTGGTATAAATATGACGAGGATTGTCAAAAATATCTTTAGCAGTCCCTTGCTCCACATGACGTCCTTTATACATAATCCCAATGTGATCACACATATGCCTAATGATTCCGAGATCATGACTGATGAACAGAAACGTAAGATTCAGTTCTTTTTGAATATCCTGCATAAAATTGAGCACCTGTGCCTGTACGGAAACATCCAGCGCAGAGACAGGTTCATCCGCAATAATCAACTTCGGTTTGAGCGCAATAGCTCTTGCAATACCGATCCGCTGCCGTTGACCGCCTGAGAATTCATGCGGATATTTAAGAATATTTTCAGGGCTTAATCCAACCTGCAAAAGCAATTCCTGCACACGTCTTTTTTCTTCGCCCGGAGACATCTTTTCGAAATTACGTAAGGGTTCAGCAATAATATCCAGCACACGTTTCTTAGGATTCAAGGAAGAGTACGGATCCTGAAAGATCATCTGAATGTCCTTGCGGATATTTTTTTGCTTACGTACACCCTTTGAAGCCAAATCCTGTCCTTCAAAAATCACACTACCGCTAGTAATAGAATTGAGTCCAATGATTCCACGACCAGTAGTCGTCTTACCTGATCCGGATTCACCAACCAAACCGTAAGTTTTGCCTGCTTCAATAGTAAAACTAACATTATCAACTGCCTTGACTACGCCAATTTCTCTTCGAAAAACGCCGCCGTGGATTGGAAAATGAACTGCTAAATTTCTAACCTCAAGAAGTCCCATTGTAGATTGCCTCCTCGTTAGTATCCGGGAAATGAAAGTTATTATGGCAGGTGCAGCGAACAAAATGCCCTGGGGCTACTTCATGCAGCTGCGGATTTTCCTCATGCTCCCATTCCGGAATCCAAGGTGTTCGGGCCGCGAAACGGCATCCTTTACGCGGAAGATTCTGTAATGGTGGGACAATTCCCTGAATCACATGAAGTCTAGACTTCTCTTCTTTAACGGTTGGAATGGAGTTCAACAAGGATCTTGTATACGGATGCTTTGGATTAGACGTTAACGTATAAATATCTGCGATTTCTACGATTTGCCCGGCGTACATTACCGCAACCCGGTCAGCCATTTCACTGACAACCCCTAGATCATGGGTAATTAAAATAATGCCTGCTTGCATATCGTTTTTTAATTTTTTTATAAGTTCAAGAATTTGCAATTGGATGGTTACATCTAGTGCCGTAGTCGGCTCATCGGCGATCAAAAGCTTGGGGCCGTTGGCAATCGCAATAGCAATCACAACCCTCTGCCTCATTCCACCAGATAATTCGTGAGGATACTGCTGATATGTATGTTCGGGACGGGAGATTCCAACCTTGGTCAAAAGATCAATGACCTTCTCTTTTCTTTGCTTCTTCGAAAGCTTGGAATCATGTAGGATGAGTACTTCTTCAATCTGTGAACCGATAATCATGAGTGGATTTAATGCGGATAAAGGATCTTGAAAAATCATAGACATTTCTTGACCGCGCAGCTTGTTGAGTGCAGCAGGAGACATAGTAACGATATCCTGACCTTTGTATTTGATTTGTCCGTCTATTTTGGCCCTTGTGTGCAATCCCATAATTGAAAAGGCGAGCGCACTTTTTCCTGAGCCGGATTCTCCAACAATGGCAAGAATCTCATTTTTGCGAACGGACAGGGTAACATCGTCTACTGCAGCATAATAGTCATCTACGATTCTGAACGATGTGGACAAATTCTTAATTTCTAGTAATTCTTCGCTCAAATTAATCCCCCTAACGGCAAAAGTTTCAAAATTTACCCAATGAAATATTATGTAAATTTTGATATAACAGCATTCTTTTCATGAAACATATCAAACATAGACTGTTATGATTATTAACACCATTAAGAATAGTACAAGTACTTCCATCGGAATTAAAACTTGTTTCTCCGTAACTTTGTAGTTCATTTTAATTAACTTATGGTAAATTATCAATCTTTTCCTATAAAAAAAATTCGTTCATGTGATTAAAAGTAACGCAGACAACAAAAAAACGGCTCTAGGCCGCCTTTTTTTGGAATAAATATTTTTTGTGTTACATTAAATTTATTTGCTTATTAACATTAAAATGGAAGATACTACAGTCACTGGTGGATTAATGTTCTCGTCGGAGTCGTTGGTTATGACGGATTTTAATTTCATTCCCTTGCTCGGTCGCTTGATAAAAGACACGCTGAGAAATCTCCTTAGGCAGATACTCCTGCTTCACATAATGCCCCGGAAAATTGTGCGGATATTGATACCCTTCATGCCCTAGAGCAGTAGCACCTTTATAGTGTGTATCACGTAAATGTAGCGGTACCTCGGCGGATTTAATCTCATCCATACTCGCCATTGCATTTGAAATAGCAGTATAGACGGCATTAGACTTCGGACTCTCCACCGCGAAAAGAATGGCTTGCGCAATGTTCAGCTTCGCTTCTGGCCAACCGTTATTTCTATAGGCTTCAAGCGCACTCACCGCTTGGACCATAGCCTGGGGATTAGCTAAGCCGATATCCTCACTGCTCGCTGCAATTAGTCGACGAATAAAAGTCATCGGGTCCATCCCCAATTTCTCTACCGCATACAGAAACCAGAACAAGGCAGCATCACTAGAACCTCGAATGCTTTTGTGAAAAGCAGATAGAACATCATACTGCGTCGATTCATCTGCCTTCACAATGGGGCGCCGAATCGACTCTTCCGCCACCTCCAACGTGATATGCACACTCCCGTCTACCTCTGGAGCAGTAGTTAACGCTGCAAGTTCCAGAGCATTTAAAGCCCGCCTGATATCTCCATTAGCCATGGTAGCAATATGCAGTAATGCTTCTTCATCGACCTGAAGCTCCATGAATCCAAGCCCTCTATCCTTGTCTGCTAAAGCTCTGCGCATCGCGACCAGACTGTGTTCACTCGTTAG
This genomic stretch from Paenibacillus sp. FSL H7-0737 harbors:
- the opp4B gene encoding oligopeptide ABC transporter permease, whose amino-acid sequence is MWKIIVRRILIMIPQIFLLSILVFLMAKAMPGDALSGMLDPNIDPAAIDAMREKLGLNDPWYIQYWDWITKAIQGDFGQSFRFKMPVSELIGQRLMNTLWLAIVTLILTYLIAIPLGITSGRYNDSWLDRLITGYTYIGFAAPLFIFALLMVWLFGFHLHWFPTSGSVSPGEVPGTLSHFWSKFYHLLLPALSMALIATVGTVQYLRNEIIDTKQKDFILTARAKGASESRVYNRHILRNSLLPIAAFFGYEITGLIGGTVFVESIFSYPGMGMLFLSSITIRDFSVVTALVLLYGIAAIVGALLSDIILSIVDPRIRIK
- a CDS encoding ABC transporter ATP-binding protein; translated protein: MGLLEVRNLAVHFPIHGGVFRREIGVVKAVDNVSFTIEAGKTYGLVGESGSGKTTTGRGIIGLNSITSGSVIFEGQDLASKGVRKQKNIRKDIQMIFQDPYSSLNPKKRVLDIIAEPLRNFEKMSPGEEKRRVQELLLQVGLSPENILKYPHEFSGGQRQRIGIARAIALKPKLIIADEPVSALDVSVQAQVLNFMQDIQKELNLTFLFISHDLGIIRHMCDHIGIMYKGRHVEQGTAKDIFDNPRHIYTKRLIAAIPDIDPKQREKQTEFRKSVSLEYEQAHRNYFDELGMPYPLKSISETHLVALPEKG
- a CDS encoding ABC transporter ATP-binding protein, producing the protein MSEELLEIKNLSTSFRIVDDYYAAVDDVTLSVRKNEILAIVGESGSGKSALAFSIMGLHTRAKIDGQIKYKGQDIVTMSPAALNKLRGQEMSMIFQDPLSALNPLMIIGSQIEEVLILHDSKLSKKQRKEKVIDLLTKVGISRPEHTYQQYPHELSGGMRQRVVIAIAIANGPKLLIADEPTTALDVTIQLQILELIKKLKNDMQAGIILITHDLGVVSEMADRVAVMYAGQIVEIADIYTLTSNPKHPYTRSLLNSIPTVKEEKSRLHVIQGIVPPLQNLPRKGCRFAARTPWIPEWEHEENPQLHEVAPGHFVRCTCHNNFHFPDTNEEAIYNGTS
- a CDS encoding replication-associated recombination protein A; amino-acid sequence: MDLFSMGEDNGSGRLLADRMRPENLDEYIGQEHIIGRGKLLRRAIEADQVSSILLYGPPGCGKTTLAHIISHHTQGEFVRLNAVEASVKDVREVIERAQNNKTLYGSKTILFLDEVHRFNSSRQDALLPAVEKGTITFIGATTENPFHYVNGALMSRSTLFQLEALTSEHSLVAMRRALADKDRGLGFMELQVDEEALLHIATMANGDIRRALNALELAALTTAPEVDGSVHITLEVAEESIRRPIVKADESTQYDVLSAFHKSIRGSSDAALFWFLYAVEKLGMDPMTFIRRLIAASSEDIGLANPQAMVQAVSALEAYRNNGWPEAKLNIAQAILFAVESPKSNAVYTAISNAMASMDEIKSAEVPLHLRDTHYKGATALGHEGYQYPHNFPGHYVKQEYLPKEISQRVFYQATEQGNEIKIRHNQRLRREH